A DNA window from Porites lutea chromosome 6, jaPorLute2.1, whole genome shotgun sequence contains the following coding sequences:
- the LOC140940168 gene encoding FAD-dependent oxidoreductase domain-containing protein 2-like: MISSLNAVITVLLVCVYKMSLSTSSSAEVINHEYCVVGAGPGGLQIGFYLERAGRDYVIFERDGLAGAFYVKYPRHRKLISINKRHTGKTNKEFNMRHDWNSLLSDDESLLMTRYSKKFFPDADDLVRYLNDYATKLKLKVQYNTNIKLVSRNGEGDDALFHLTDQNGTMYTCKNVIMSTGISTENLPRNFIGVEYTESYSEMSVNPDDYEGQTVLIIGRGNSAFETAENIMGATNLIHMFARSRVRLSWETHYVGDLRAVNNGILDTYQLKSLDALLEAPIEEIAVIKKDGKLHVDAFDGSGENVVTTEQPISESGKAPDNFAVREPYDRIIRCLGFKFDFSVFDNSTQQRPCKGKRSRKYPEIQPNYESTTVPRLFFAGTNTHSIDLRKSAGGFIHGFRYTARALFRLLEWRNHEVTWPHITVPVTELLNVIVKRINEASGIYQMFGVLGEIMVFRENGKVEYFEDFPIRLVHKFEEYTGRPAGPMIVLNMEYGKDFSGAGKDTFRPDRATGEPSDAHNSNFLHPVFYFYKHPPTALPKERKGIVLPRPHRLHHMVEDFLTLWTAPSSHLLPLRRFIENVVGSDLRSFFASSCFKIMMTHKTAPVNCHNHYTDGPMLPVSKVLQETLASNNGIHER, from the exons ATGATATCTTCTTTGAACGCTGTGATTACAGTTTTACTGGTATGTGTTTATAAGATGTCTTTGTCGACTTCCTCATCAGCGGAAGTTATTAACCACGAATACTGTGTTGTTGGCGCTGGGCCTGGAG GACTTCAAATTGGTTTTTACCTCGAGCGCGCTGGGAGAGATTATGTTATCTTCGAGCGAGATGGATTAGCAG gtGCATTCTATGTCAAGTACCCAAGACACAGAAAGTTAATATCAATCAATAAAAGGCATACAG gtaaaacaaacaaagaatttaATATGCGCCATGACTGGAACTCTCTTTTAAGTGATGATGAGTCTCTGTTGATGACACGCTATTCCAAAAAGTTTTTCCCGGATGCTGACGATCTG GTGAGGTACTTGAATGACTATGCAACCAAACTTAAATTAAAAGTGCAGTACAATACAAACATCAAGCTTGTATCAAGAAATGGTGAAGGCGATGATGCGTTGTTTCATCTTACAGACCAGAATGGGACCATGTACACTTGCAAAAATGTGATAATGAG taCTGGTATATCAACAGAAAATCTTCCCAGGAATTTTATAGGAGTTGAATACACTGag AGCTACTCTGAAATGTCAGTTAATCCTGATGATTATGAAGGACAAACTGTGTTAATCATAGGAAGAG GTAATTCAGCTTTTGAGACGGCAGAAAACATAATGGGAGCAACTAATTTAATCCATATGTTTGCCAG ATCAAGAGTTCGTCTGTCTTGGGAAACACATTATGTTGGTGATTTGAG aGCTGTAAATAATGGGATATTGGACACATATCAACTGAAATCTCTGGATGCATTGTTGG AGGCTCCTATTGAAGAGATTGCAGTCATCAAGAAGGATGGAAAACTTCATGTTGATGCATTTGACGGCTCTGGAGAAAATGTTGTTACTACTGAACAGCCTATTTCAGAGAGTGGAAAAGCTC CTGATAACTTTGCAGTGAGGGAACCTTATGATCGTATTATAAGATGCCTGGGTTTCAAG TTTGACTTCTCTGTGTTCGACAATTCAACCCAGCAAAGACCATGCAAAGGAAAGCGATCCAGAAAGTACCCAGAAATTCAACCCAACTATGAATCAACTACAGTGCCGCGACTCTTCTTTG CTGGTACCAATACTCATTCGATTGACCTCCGCAAGTCTGCAGGAGGATTTATTCATGGTTTTCGTTACACTG CTCGggctctttttcgtctgttggAATGGCGTAATCATGAAGTCACCTGGCCTCACATAACAGTCCCTGTAACAGAACTCTTAAACGTCATCGTCAAAAGAATCAATGAAGCCTCG GGTATTTATCAAATGTTTGGTGTCCTTGGAGAGATAATGGTCTTCC GGGAAAATGGCAAGGTTGAATATTTTGAAGATTTTCCTATTAGACTCGTTCATAAATTTGAAG AGTACACGGGTCGCCCAGCTGGTCCAATGATAGTCCTCAACATGGAATATGGCAAAGACTTTTCCGGAGCAGG AAAGGACACTTTTCGCCCAGATCGGGCTACAGGAGAGCCGTCTGATGCGCATAATTCTAACTTTTTGCATCCTGTGTTTTACTTCTACAAGCACCCACCCACAG CTTTACCTAAGGAAAGAAAGGGCATTGTGCTTCCCAGACCACATCGCCTTCACCACATGGTCGAAGACTTCTTAACACTGTG GACTGCTCCATCTTCACACCTCCTTCCATTGCGACGCTTTATTGAGAATGTTGTTGGCAGTGATCTCCGAAGCTTTTTTGCGTCATCCTGCTTCAAG ATAATGATGACGCACAAAACTGCACCAGTTAATTGCCACAATCATTACACTGATG GTCCGATGTTACCGGTGTCGAAGGTTCTCCAAGAAACTTTGGCAAGCAATAATGGAATTCATGAACGATGA
- the LOC140940371 gene encoding ras-related protein Rab-37-like isoform X1 gives MSSVQNGSKRPVSETFDVACKVMLLGDSGVGKTCVLVRFKDGAFLSGSFISTVGIDYKNKVVDVDGTRVKLQIWDTAGQERFRSITHAYYRDSQALLLLYDVTSESSFENIRAWLSEIYEYASSDVIIMLLGNKADLTNQRVISREQGEQLAKTHNVAFMETSAKSGLNVDLAFMAVARDMKHRSLKRPSEPKFNIEQYVESQREKPGCCS, from the exons GTGATGTTGCTTGGAGATTCTGGCGTTGGAAAAACATGCGTGCTAGTCAGATTCAAAGATGGAGCTTTTCTGTCTGGATCTTTTATTTCAACTGTGGGAATAGATTACAAA AACAAGGTAGTAGATGTCGATGGAACCAGAGTTAAATTGCAG ATATGGGATACCGCAGGACAAGAGAGGTTCCGTAGTATAACACATGCTTATTACAGGGACTCGCAAG CTCTCTTGCTGCTTTATGATGTGACCAGTGAAAGTTCTTTTGAAAATATCAGG GCATGGCTATCTGAGATTTATGAATATGCATCATCTGATGTCATTATAATGCTGCTTGGAAATAAG GCCGATTTGACAAATCAGAGGGTTATTTCCAGAGAGCAAGGGGAACAGCTTGCTAAG ACTCATAATGTAGCATTCATGGAAACTAGTGCAAAAAGTGGACTGAATGTTGATTTAGCTTTCATGGCTGTTGCAAG GGACATGAAACACCGAAGCTTGAAGAGGCCTTCTGAACCAAAGTTTAATATTGAACAGTATGTTGAGtcacaaagagaaaaaccaGGCTGCTGTTCTTGA